The following proteins are co-located in the Heliorestis convoluta genome:
- a CDS encoding TIGR03936 family radical SAM-associated protein, translated as MARIRIAFSKEDPVRWLSHLDTQKAFERALRRAQISLVFSEGYNPHPKISFASALAVGVISLGEYVDVEIDPLIENAELVMRLQKAMPEGFRIIDAEIVPPGQPALMALVNRAQYRVKVPLLSSIEEKEVQDSIQTSLDLDSWLVERESKKGLVQKEIRSGVYEVKGTVVENHLLLEMLVQTGSEGNVRPEEVLSMVVQQKDLPVQLERLRIIRLGLFVVKDGKQFTPLEVLKDLR; from the coding sequence ATGGCCAGAATTCGGATCGCCTTTAGTAAAGAAGATCCAGTTCGCTGGCTTTCTCATCTGGACACGCAAAAAGCTTTTGAACGAGCTTTGCGCAGAGCCCAGATTTCTCTTGTTTTTTCGGAAGGCTATAATCCTCATCCGAAAATATCTTTTGCTTCAGCCTTAGCTGTTGGGGTTATTTCTCTCGGTGAGTATGTAGATGTGGAAATTGACCCGCTCATTGAGAATGCGGAGTTGGTGATGAGACTACAAAAAGCGATGCCGGAAGGGTTTCGCATTATCGATGCCGAGATTGTTCCACCAGGTCAACCAGCATTGATGGCTCTCGTCAATCGAGCGCAATACAGGGTCAAGGTACCATTGCTTTCTTCCATTGAAGAAAAAGAAGTTCAAGATTCGATTCAGACTAGTTTAGACTTAGATAGCTGGCTTGTAGAGCGGGAGAGCAAAAAAGGCTTGGTACAGAAAGAGATTCGCTCTGGTGTCTATGAAGTCAAAGGGACAGTGGTAGAGAATCACCTTTTGCTTGAAATGTTGGTTCAAACAGGAAGCGAAGGAAATGTGAGGCCAGAAGAAGTTCTTTCTATGGTGGTGCAGCAGAAAGATTTACCCGTTCAGTTGGAACGACTGCGTATCATTCGTCTTGGTCTTTTTGTAGTGAAGGATGGTAAACAGTTTACGCCTCTAGAGGTTCTTAAAGATTTGCGATGA
- a CDS encoding TIGR03960 family B12-binding radical SAM protein, with amino-acid sequence MIGQVLEDELLNKVTKPTRYTGGEYNQVKKDWANVDTTMVFAFPDVYEVGMSHLGLRILYHLINDQESMLMERVFAPWTDMEEEMRKRDLPLFSLESRRPLKEFDVVGFTLQYEMSYTNILNMLDLAQIPLLSQDRADDDPLVIAGGPCAVNPEPLADFLDLVILGEGEEILPILLKKIGNFKKEMAGSKEAAPGRRQTLLRQLSQLPGVYVPSMYQAHYDDGGHYKGLEKLDGSAPDRICKQVIQDFDQAYFPTQSMVPFMGVVHDRVMLEVLRGCSRACRFCQAGTIYRPVRERSAETLQRQADELIRQTGYDEIALTSLSTADHTCIEPLVKALLQAHEEKRVGLSLPSLRVDAFSVNLAREVQKVRKTGLTFAPEAGTQRLRDVINKGVTEEDLMETIEKAFQGGWHTIKLYFMMGLPTEEEEDLEGIARLAEKVAYMGSDIFRSKGIRKNIKVTISLSSFVPKPQTPFQWEAQNSIAQLEEKQQFLKKRIRDRRITYNWHDAKVSFIEAVMAKGDRRLAKVLLKAWEKGARFDGWTEHFRYDRWVEAFQETEIDPAYYAYRNIEYNEPLPWDHLDYGVDRSYLVREHKKAMEAALTQDCRHHSCSACGVCPSLGISVDLRGGDHGQNSDRL; translated from the coding sequence ATGATTGGCCAGGTCTTGGAAGACGAGTTGTTGAATAAAGTAACAAAGCCGACTCGTTATACAGGTGGAGAGTACAACCAGGTCAAAAAAGATTGGGCCAACGTCGATACGACGATGGTCTTTGCTTTCCCCGATGTCTACGAAGTGGGCATGTCTCATTTGGGGTTGCGGATCTTATACCACTTGATCAATGATCAAGAATCCATGCTCATGGAACGTGTATTTGCACCCTGGACCGATATGGAAGAGGAGATGAGGAAGAGAGATCTTCCGCTTTTTTCACTGGAAAGCCGACGTCCTTTGAAAGAGTTTGATGTGGTCGGCTTTACTTTGCAGTATGAGATGTCCTACACCAATATTTTGAATATGCTTGATCTAGCCCAAATTCCCCTTTTGTCTCAAGATAGAGCCGATGACGATCCTTTGGTGATTGCCGGTGGACCTTGTGCTGTTAACCCGGAACCGTTGGCTGACTTTCTTGATCTGGTCATCCTAGGGGAAGGAGAGGAAATTTTACCAATTCTTTTGAAAAAAATTGGAAATTTCAAAAAGGAGATGGCCGGAAGTAAAGAAGCAGCACCAGGCCGTCGCCAGACCTTATTAAGGCAGTTGTCACAGCTACCTGGTGTTTATGTTCCATCGATGTATCAAGCCCACTATGATGATGGCGGTCATTATAAGGGATTGGAGAAACTTGATGGGAGCGCACCCGATAGAATTTGCAAACAAGTGATACAAGATTTTGATCAGGCTTACTTCCCAACGCAATCGATGGTTCCTTTTATGGGTGTAGTCCATGATCGTGTCATGCTAGAAGTTTTGCGAGGTTGCTCAAGAGCTTGCCGCTTTTGTCAAGCAGGAACAATTTACCGACCTGTTCGAGAGCGGTCTGCTGAAACATTGCAACGGCAAGCCGATGAATTAATTCGTCAGACTGGTTATGATGAGATTGCTTTAACTTCCTTAAGTACGGCTGATCATACTTGTATAGAACCTTTAGTAAAAGCCTTGTTGCAAGCTCACGAAGAAAAGCGAGTTGGGCTATCTTTACCATCTTTGCGCGTAGACGCTTTTTCTGTCAATCTAGCCAGAGAAGTTCAAAAAGTGCGTAAGACAGGATTAACCTTTGCACCAGAAGCAGGAACGCAGCGTTTGCGTGATGTAATTAACAAAGGTGTAACAGAAGAAGATCTTATGGAGACGATCGAAAAAGCCTTTCAAGGTGGATGGCATACGATTAAGCTTTATTTTATGATGGGATTGCCTACAGAAGAGGAAGAAGATCTTGAAGGGATTGCCCGTCTGGCCGAAAAAGTGGCTTATATGGGCTCTGATATTTTTCGATCCAAAGGAATCCGAAAAAATATAAAAGTGACAATCAGTCTTTCTTCTTTTGTTCCAAAACCACAAACACCTTTTCAATGGGAAGCGCAAAACTCTATTGCCCAGCTAGAAGAGAAACAGCAGTTTCTTAAAAAGCGCATTCGAGATCGACGGATTACGTATAACTGGCATGATGCGAAAGTGAGCTTTATAGAAGCAGTCATGGCCAAAGGCGATCGTCGTTTGGCAAAAGTTTTATTGAAAGCCTGGGAAAAAGGTGCTCGATTCGATGGTTGGACAGAGCATTTCCGTTATGATCGATGGGTAGAAGCTTTTCAAGAAACAGAAATCGATCCGGCTTACTATGCCTATCGAAACATTGAGTATAATGAACCGCTGCCTTGGGATCATCTAGATTATGGCGTTGATCGTTCTTACTTAGTGCGAGAGCACAAAAAAGCCATGGAAGCAGCGCTCACACAAGATTGTCGCCATCATAGTTGTAGCGCCTGTGGGGTTTGTCCTTCACTTGGGATATCTGTAGATTTGCGGGGTGGTGATCATGGCCAGAATTCGGATCGCCTTTAG
- a CDS encoding site-2 protease family protein has protein sequence MRIARLAGVEIRINEWLILLAALYAWAGVAVYVALAFLSVAWHELGHTIAARRLGFAVKEIEFFPFGGVARLSADVNHRPRDEISVALAGPAFSFLLLLIIEGANLLGFSWGGYYEYLRIVNFTIGVFNLLPILPLDGGRVLRAFMTLKIGTMRASTIVASWGEALAIVFAFIAIAGLFWEKTGLDLPLIAGFLFLGAHKERRNGAMVFWNLLQSKEKQLQKRHTWNGEVVVARHNVPVSSLMPQISPNKCLIVTVVDERGQIVGQLSETSLLEHMMAGEKDCSVGELIKER, from the coding sequence ATGAGAATAGCCCGACTGGCGGGGGTGGAAATTCGAATCAATGAGTGGCTTATTCTTCTAGCGGCACTTTATGCCTGGGCTGGTGTTGCTGTCTATGTGGCTCTTGCTTTTCTTTCTGTGGCCTGGCATGAGCTGGGGCATACGATAGCAGCGCGAAGACTTGGTTTTGCTGTGAAAGAAATTGAGTTTTTTCCCTTTGGAGGCGTGGCTCGTCTTTCTGCAGATGTAAATCATCGTCCTCGCGATGAAATATCTGTGGCTTTGGCAGGGCCTGCTTTTTCCTTTTTACTACTTTTAATCATTGAAGGAGCCAATCTTCTCGGTTTTTCCTGGGGCGGTTATTATGAGTATTTGCGAATTGTGAACTTTACGATCGGTGTATTTAATCTATTGCCAATCTTGCCTCTTGATGGGGGACGTGTGTTGCGAGCTTTTATGACTTTAAAGATAGGTACGATGCGAGCTTCAACAATCGTTGCGTCCTGGGGAGAGGCCTTGGCCATTGTTTTTGCTTTTATCGCCATTGCAGGCTTGTTTTGGGAGAAGACGGGCCTTGACTTGCCCCTTATTGCTGGCTTTTTGTTTCTAGGCGCCCATAAAGAAAGGAGAAATGGTGCGATGGTCTTCTGGAATCTATTACAATCAAAAGAAAAACAATTACAGAAGAGGCATACTTGGAATGGTGAGGTTGTGGTGGCTCGTCATAACGTTCCTGTCTCATCATTAATGCCACAAATATCTCCTAATAAATGTTTGATAGTAACTGTAGTCGATGAACGAGGTCAAATTGTCGGTCAATTGAGCGAAACTTCGTTATTAGAGCACATGATGGCCGGGGAAAAAGATTGTTCTGTCGGTGAGTTAATAAAAGAGCGATAG
- a CDS encoding murein hydrolase activator EnvC family protein: MKKSELEKWVYNRRRTTKKKNRKDLQGGEERRGGDDVPAQLQESWFPSKSASKSGTSSSASSGNSTDSKDALGSSTSHKSSPSGGLGKKSKWSSYEGRFDRIMSSNSDLSASSNSFPNRSKSPWRLVGQSVIALLLFFSLWGLFQLEHPWAKVAQVQVERIVSEDMEFEPLRQAVLRLGLWTDGTTAMPVFSPNGAVARYGLPVEEPVKGIVVEAFGQRGVDFYPGVRIVGTAGAPVRAAVSGTLITSWSEDGGIYVQIAANDGSTRIMGPLQELYVEAGEKVEAQTVIGPLGRSASAGQAQLYLEVRHEGRSVDPLAPGVQKGGAPDENSPTGGGGNSNQ; the protein is encoded by the coding sequence GTGAAGAAGTCGGAGTTGGAGAAGTGGGTTTATAATCGTCGTCGTACGACGAAAAAGAAGAACAGGAAGGATTTACAAGGAGGCGAAGAGAGGCGGGGAGGTGATGATGTGCCAGCGCAGCTGCAGGAGTCCTGGTTTCCGTCAAAGTCAGCGTCGAAATCAGGGACAAGCTCCTCTGCTTCTTCTGGTAATTCTACTGACTCTAAGGATGCTTTGGGTTCAAGTACTTCTCATAAGTCTAGTCCCTCTGGTGGCCTTGGTAAGAAGTCGAAGTGGAGTTCTTATGAGGGGCGCTTTGATCGGATTATGAGTTCTAATTCTGATCTATCAGCGTCTTCGAATTCCTTCCCCAATCGCTCTAAGTCTCCCTGGCGCTTGGTAGGACAATCTGTGATTGCTCTTTTACTATTTTTCTCTTTATGGGGTCTTTTTCAATTAGAGCATCCCTGGGCGAAAGTGGCGCAAGTTCAGGTAGAACGGATTGTGTCAGAAGATATGGAGTTTGAGCCTTTGCGGCAGGCTGTACTGCGGCTTGGTCTATGGACCGATGGGACGACGGCAATGCCCGTTTTTTCGCCCAATGGTGCCGTTGCTCGATATGGTTTGCCCGTAGAGGAGCCTGTGAAGGGCATTGTGGTGGAAGCTTTTGGCCAGCGAGGTGTTGACTTTTATCCGGGAGTACGGATTGTAGGCACAGCAGGGGCGCCTGTTAGGGCTGCTGTTTCTGGTACTCTCATCACCTCCTGGTCCGAAGATGGAGGCATTTATGTACAGATCGCAGCCAATGATGGCTCTACAAGGATAATGGGTCCTTTGCAAGAGCTTTACGTGGAAGCCGGGGAGAAGGTAGAAGCGCAAACTGTCATCGGTCCTTTGGGACGCAGTGCTTCTGCTGGACAGGCCCAGCTCTACCTGGAGGTACGTCACGAGGGTCGAAGTGTTGATCCCTTAGCTCCTGGAGTACAGAAGGGAGGAGCTCCTGATGAGAATAGCCCGACTGGCGGGGGTGGAAATTCGAATCAATGA
- a CDS encoding nucleoside kinase — MTVDGQLPLILTIRTAKTGWFCRWWNRQTNLQVLAWELQAEQNGPIVAVKVNNKIENLQYLPQQDCTVEMVDMTSETGIRVYARSLAFVLMRTAHELFPNDTFEIQFSLNKGFYGERLSGEPITAEMVDRMRERMWDIVRACEPIECQVLPLEEAKLRLEEHQREDQVAILRYRQREPVYLYRCGDYVEFSDEVLVPHTGLITTYQLEHHDAGFLLRFPDQHDPYRVPKNLEQKKLGYIFRESDRWTKIVGVSNVLELNSHVEAGKTGELIRLAEALHEKRIAQIADIIAEEPERSRVILIAGPSSSGKTSFAQRLKIQLRVNGFKPVTISMDDYFHPRRLSPKDEAGNYDFESLYAVDLALFNEQLSQLIEGQEVEVPHYNFHSGEREYVGRKLRIGLEQPIIVEGIHGLNEELTSHIDRNCKFKIYVSALVELNLDLMNYIKTTDVRLLRRMIRDQQYRSRRAEETLAMWPSVRRGEERWIFPYQEEADVMFNSALLYEPAVLGAYATPLLEEIDSSNEVYGDAQRLLTLLDYFRPMDDWEVPPTSILREFIGGSAFYRS, encoded by the coding sequence ATGACTGTAGATGGTCAGCTTCCTTTGATTTTAACGATTCGCACAGCAAAGACGGGATGGTTTTGTCGGTGGTGGAATCGGCAAACCAATCTTCAGGTTCTGGCCTGGGAGCTACAAGCAGAGCAGAATGGTCCTATTGTTGCTGTAAAGGTGAACAATAAAATAGAGAATCTACAGTACCTTCCTCAACAAGATTGTACTGTAGAAATGGTTGATATGACCAGTGAGACGGGAATTCGTGTCTATGCTCGAAGTTTAGCCTTTGTCTTAATGCGTACAGCCCATGAGTTATTTCCCAATGATACTTTTGAGATTCAATTTTCCTTGAATAAAGGTTTTTATGGAGAAAGGTTGAGCGGGGAGCCTATTACAGCAGAGATGGTCGATCGTATGCGAGAGCGAATGTGGGATATTGTTCGGGCTTGCGAACCGATTGAGTGTCAGGTCTTGCCTCTTGAAGAAGCGAAATTGAGGTTGGAAGAGCATCAAAGAGAAGATCAGGTTGCAATCTTACGGTATCGTCAACGAGAGCCTGTCTATCTCTATCGTTGCGGTGATTATGTTGAGTTTAGCGATGAAGTCCTGGTGCCTCATACGGGCCTTATTACAACCTATCAGCTAGAGCATCATGATGCCGGCTTTTTATTGCGTTTTCCCGATCAACATGATCCCTATCGTGTCCCGAAAAATTTAGAGCAAAAAAAGCTCGGTTATATCTTTCGTGAATCCGATCGTTGGACAAAGATTGTAGGCGTTTCTAATGTGCTGGAATTAAATAGTCATGTTGAAGCTGGCAAAACAGGTGAACTCATTCGTTTGGCTGAAGCCCTTCATGAGAAACGAATTGCTCAGATTGCAGATATCATTGCAGAGGAACCAGAGCGAAGCCGGGTTATTTTAATTGCCGGTCCTTCTTCTTCAGGAAAAACTAGTTTCGCACAACGATTAAAAATACAACTGCGTGTGAATGGTTTTAAGCCTGTAACAATTTCGATGGATGACTATTTTCACCCTCGGCGTCTTTCGCCGAAAGACGAAGCAGGCAATTATGATTTTGAATCACTCTACGCTGTTGATCTTGCTTTATTCAATGAACAACTGAGTCAGTTGATTGAAGGCCAAGAAGTAGAAGTACCCCATTATAATTTTCATAGTGGAGAAAGAGAGTATGTAGGGCGCAAGTTGCGTATAGGCCTCGAGCAGCCCATTATTGTAGAAGGCATTCATGGCTTGAATGAAGAGTTGACCAGTCATATTGACCGTAATTGTAAGTTTAAGATTTATGTTAGTGCTCTTGTTGAACTGAACTTAGATCTGATGAACTATATTAAAACGACAGATGTTCGTTTGTTACGGCGGATGATTCGCGATCAACAGTATCGATCTCGTCGTGCTGAAGAGACTTTGGCAATGTGGCCTTCTGTTCGTCGTGGAGAGGAGCGTTGGATTTTTCCTTATCAAGAAGAAGCTGATGTGATGTTCAATTCGGCTCTTCTCTATGAGCCTGCTGTTTTGGGGGCCTATGCCACGCCTCTTTTAGAAGAGATTGACTCCTCCAATGAGGTTTACGGCGATGCACAGCGGTTGTTGACCTTGCTTGATTATTTTCGGCCTATGGATGATTGGGAAGTGCCACCGACCTCGATTTTGCGAGAGTTCATCGGTGGGAGCGCCTTTTATCGATCCTAA
- a CDS encoding flagellar brake protein, translating to MSVEKLKVNDLIQILIPPGSIFSGHHKSRVEDIGEDKILLALPFKEGQPIPMHVGDPVIFYKITSHGIYVYQSIIQERQSQPLPIITVERPKKIDKVQRRNFYRFPVFMKTVYAKQEDEKDPCDWTWKACTIKNISAGGLLVLVNDEFQKNDKLLIEVPLLQERLRLQAFVKRVFLERVERQAYYLLGLEFIEPSRMEQEKIIQFIFARQREMRSQGLQ from the coding sequence GTGTCTGTAGAGAAACTCAAAGTAAATGATCTGATTCAGATATTAATACCACCTGGTAGTATTTTTTCAGGGCACCATAAAAGTCGTGTTGAAGATATTGGGGAAGATAAGATTCTCTTGGCACTGCCTTTTAAAGAAGGGCAGCCCATACCTATGCATGTAGGGGATCCTGTGATTTTCTATAAAATTACCAGTCATGGTATTTATGTCTATCAAAGTATCATCCAAGAACGTCAATCCCAGCCGCTTCCTATCATTACAGTAGAGCGACCGAAAAAAATTGATAAAGTGCAGCGGCGGAACTTTTATCGCTTTCCAGTCTTTATGAAGACTGTTTATGCTAAGCAGGAAGATGAAAAGGATCCCTGTGATTGGACATGGAAAGCTTGTACGATCAAAAACATTTCGGCCGGTGGCTTGCTTGTCCTGGTCAACGATGAGTTTCAAAAAAATGACAAGCTACTCATAGAGGTTCCTTTGTTACAAGAAAGGCTGCGCTTGCAAGCTTTTGTAAAGCGTGTTTTCTTGGAAAGAGTAGAGCGACAGGCTTATTACTTACTGGGATTAGAATTTATTGAACCTTCTAGAATGGAACAAGAAAAAATCATTCAATTTATATTTGCTCGACAAAGAGAGATGCGGAGTCAGGGACTGCAATAA
- the rodA gene encoding rod shape-determining protein RodA — MLVALVVLLMIFSLIILSSASYNLGADRWEFVRKQALWMGIGLVAALAIVFISYQNAARYAWHLYGLTLLLLFSVILFGTDINGSQRWIKLGSFQFQPSELAKLLLIVAFADFLSKRQGKLERFVDLVPCFMFMAVPMSLILIQPDLGTSLVLIAVMFGMLLVAGANKKILLSLVLGGAAVVSTALIGYFYWGLSLPLQDYQIMRLVIFFNPDMDPAGFGYQIRQSLIAIGSGGLLGKGLYNGSQVQLNFLPEHHTDFIFAVVGEELGFIGAAVLLLLFMLLIFRAIRIALDARDVFGSLIVMGITSMLLFQVLVNVGMTISVMPITGLPLPFVSYGGTSMLTNMMALGLLLNVHIRRQTIMF, encoded by the coding sequence ATGCTTGTCGCTCTGGTCGTCCTCCTGATGATTTTTAGCTTAATCATTCTTAGCAGCGCATCTTATAACCTTGGTGCCGATCGTTGGGAATTTGTACGTAAGCAGGCTCTTTGGATGGGCATAGGTCTGGTTGCTGCATTGGCTATTGTCTTCATTTCTTATCAAAATGCAGCGCGCTATGCTTGGCATCTTTATGGGCTTACCCTGCTTCTTCTTTTTTCTGTCATTTTGTTTGGAACGGATATTAACGGTTCTCAGCGTTGGATTAAGTTAGGGAGTTTTCAATTTCAACCTTCAGAGCTGGCTAAATTGCTGTTGATTGTTGCTTTTGCTGATTTTCTTTCGAAGCGACAAGGTAAGCTGGAACGATTTGTTGATCTAGTTCCATGTTTTATGTTTATGGCGGTACCGATGTCTTTGATTCTTATTCAGCCTGATCTTGGGACTTCTCTTGTGCTCATTGCTGTTATGTTTGGTATGCTACTTGTTGCAGGTGCAAACAAGAAGATTCTTTTGTCTCTTGTATTGGGAGGCGCTGCTGTTGTTAGCACTGCTTTGATTGGCTATTTTTACTGGGGTCTCTCGTTGCCTTTGCAGGATTATCAAATTATGAGGCTTGTAATATTTTTTAATCCCGATATGGATCCTGCTGGTTTTGGCTATCAGATTCGGCAGTCTTTAATTGCCATTGGTTCTGGGGGATTGCTTGGCAAAGGTCTTTACAATGGTAGCCAGGTACAATTGAATTTTTTACCAGAGCATCACACTGATTTTATTTTTGCAGTCGTTGGTGAAGAATTGGGCTTTATTGGAGCAGCTGTACTTTTATTATTATTTATGCTACTTATCTTTCGTGCGATTCGAATTGCTTTAGATGCTAGAGATGTCTTTGGATCGCTCATTGTTATGGGAATTACTTCTATGCTTCTTTTTCAAGTGCTTGTTAATGTAGGAATGACAATTAGTGTAATGCCGATTACAGGCTTACCGCTTCCTTTTGTGAGTTATGGGGGGACGTCAATGCTCACAAATATGATGGCACTGGGCCTACTGTTGAACGTCCATATTCGTAGACAGACCATCATGTTTTAG
- the minE gene encoding cell division topological specificity factor MinE: MAVIDFLQRIFSRDNMSGSKNVAKERLRLVLVHDRSSVSPEILESLKEDLIKVISTYMVIDEKALEVSLSNEDSSVALVANIPILDIKRRM, translated from the coding sequence ATGGCGGTTATCGATTTCTTACAGCGCATTTTTAGTCGTGACAACATGTCGGGAAGCAAAAACGTAGCGAAAGAGCGCCTTCGTCTTGTTTTGGTCCATGATCGGAGTAGTGTCTCTCCTGAAATTCTGGAATCATTGAAAGAAGATCTAATCAAGGTAATTTCTACTTATATGGTAATTGATGAAAAGGCTCTGGAGGTATCTTTAAGCAATGAAGATAGTTCTGTCGCACTGGTGGCCAATATTCCAATTTTAGATATAAAGCGACGAATGTAA
- the minD gene encoding septum site-determining protein MinD has protein sequence MGEVIVITSGKGGVGKTTTTANLGTGLATLGYKVVLVDTDIGLRNLDVVMGLENRIVYDIVDVTSGQVSTAKALIRDKRFPDGRLNLLPAAQTKDKSAVNQNQMLKLCDELKAEFDFVLIDCPAGIEQGFKNAVAGAEKAIVVTTPEVSAIRDADRVIGLLEASGLRSPRLIINRLRPGMVRQGDMMSIEDMVDILAIDVLGVVPEDDSILISTNKGEPAVLDDQSRAGQAYRNITRRITGVDVPLMNLEATDNFMDKVRKIFGLRR, from the coding sequence ATGGGTGAAGTAATTGTTATCACCTCTGGCAAAGGCGGTGTAGGCAAGACGACGACAACAGCCAATCTTGGAACAGGTCTTGCAACATTAGGATATAAAGTCGTACTTGTTGATACTGATATTGGTTTGCGCAATCTTGATGTAGTTATGGGCTTAGAAAACCGAATTGTTTATGACATTGTTGATGTAACAAGTGGTCAAGTGTCCACGGCAAAAGCATTGATTCGCGATAAGCGCTTTCCCGATGGTCGGTTAAATTTGTTACCGGCAGCACAGACAAAAGATAAGTCCGCCGTTAACCAGAATCAAATGCTTAAGCTCTGTGATGAATTGAAAGCAGAGTTTGACTTTGTTTTGATTGACTGTCCTGCTGGAATTGAGCAAGGATTTAAAAACGCTGTTGCCGGTGCTGAAAAAGCGATCGTTGTAACGACGCCAGAAGTTTCAGCCATTCGTGATGCTGATCGTGTCATTGGTTTACTAGAAGCATCAGGTTTACGAAGTCCTCGCTTGATCATCAATCGTCTGCGTCCTGGAATGGTTCGTCAAGGCGATATGATGTCCATCGAAGACATGGTCGATATTCTAGCCATAGATGTTCTTGGTGTTGTTCCTGAAGATGACTCTATTTTAATTTCCACGAACAAAGGGGAACCAGCCGTCTTAGACGATCAGTCCAGAGCTGGACAAGCCTATAGAAATATTACACGGCGAATCACCGGTGTTGATGTGCCCTTAATGAATTTAGAAGCCACAGATAATTTTATGGATAAAGTACGTAAGATTTTTGGTCTCCGTCGCTGA
- the minC gene encoding septum site-determining protein MinC — translation MKKADIVIKGSKEGLTFFLDSGCEFSSLVAAIEEKLGSADNFLIGANVSIDVGTRELTEDQYKVIQRLFPSYGLIVRGINAWSDTRGVDEEEATLKGNRERIYQIANHLYETNESTNVKKKEEPDQKVVAATDPEIVITEEKDYYPESVDRQLDKNSEYYIDKQGGDEQTLFIQRTLRSGQRVRYPGHVVIMGEVNPGAEVIAGGNIIVLGSFRGVAHAGAFGSTEAIIMAFRLQPTQLRIANHISRPPDEADEGPDHPEIARIRDDMVTIERYQYGSKAFGKD, via the coding sequence ATGAAAAAAGCAGACATTGTAATCAAAGGTAGCAAAGAAGGCTTAACCTTTTTCCTTGACTCTGGCTGTGAATTTTCATCGTTGGTTGCAGCGATCGAAGAAAAGTTAGGCTCTGCTGACAATTTTCTGATCGGTGCCAATGTTTCCATTGATGTAGGAACCAGAGAGTTGACAGAAGACCAATATAAGGTAATCCAAAGGCTTTTTCCCTCTTATGGATTGATTGTGCGAGGGATCAATGCCTGGTCTGATACAAGAGGGGTTGACGAGGAGGAGGCCACGTTGAAAGGAAATCGAGAGCGTATCTATCAGATCGCCAACCATCTTTACGAGACCAATGAAAGCACCAACGTCAAGAAAAAAGAAGAACCTGATCAGAAAGTTGTGGCCGCAACAGATCCAGAAATCGTAATAACAGAAGAAAAAGACTACTATCCCGAGTCTGTCGATAGACAGCTAGATAAGAACTCAGAATATTATATAGATAAGCAAGGTGGCGATGAACAGACACTGTTTATTCAACGAACTTTGCGATCAGGTCAGCGAGTTCGCTATCCAGGACATGTTGTTATTATGGGAGAAGTAAACCCTGGCGCTGAAGTGATTGCTGGTGGCAATATTATTGTACTTGGTAGTTTTCGTGGTGTAGCTCATGCAGGTGCCTTTGGTTCTACCGAGGCCATAATCATGGCTTTTCGCCTACAACCGACGCAGCTTCGTATTGCCAATCATATATCCAGGCCTCCTGATGAAGCAGATGAAGGGCCTGATCATCCCGAAATCGCTCGAATACGAGACGATATGGTAACAATCGAAAGATACCAATATGGTTCCAAAGCATTTGGAAAAGACTAA